The Thiomicrorhabdus lithotrophica DNA segment TGTTAATTTTACTAGTTACCAGGCCTGGTAAGTTCAAAAGTTTGTCATAATAATTTCTTTTTTCTTCTCTGCATTCTCAATTTAAAAAAGCTAGAATAGTAAGATAATTTTAGCGTTTAACCTTAACCGTTCAGAGAGCCCAATGACCGATATTCAGACCACTAATGACACTTCAGAGACTGTCGATACATTACCGCGCTACATTAACCGTGAGCGAAGCCTACTTGAATTCAATCGTCGAGTATTAGCTCAGGCAAACAATCCTGATATTCCATTACTAGAGCGCGTTAAGTACCTTTGTATTTCTAGTAGCAATATGGATGAGTTTTTTGAAGTACGACTGGCTAGTTTATTAGAGTTAGCAGAAGACCCTCACGCTATCACACAACCAGATGGACAGCCCGCTAGAACCGTAATTGAGTGCCTTTCCAAAGCCACGCATGAAATTGTAGAAGAGCAGTATCACACGCTAAACAACATTCTTATACCCGCTTTAAAAAATGAGAATATACGATTTGTACGCCGTAATCATTGGACTGAGCAACATAAAGAGTGGATTAGTAAATTTTTCATTGAAGAGCTACAACCAGTATTAAGCGCCGTAGGATTAGACCCATCTCATCCTTTTCCAAAAGTTTTAAATAAAACCTTAAACTTTATTGTCTCTTTAGAAGGTAAAGATGCCTTTGGACGTTTAAATGGTTTAGCGATTGTTCCAGTACCTCGCTCACTACCTCGTCTGATCAAGCTACCTCCTGAAGCAACTGACGGTGAAAATGATTTTGTATTTCTCTCATCGGTTCTTCACGCCAACGTGTCTCGCTTATTTCCAGGCATGACGGTGACAGGGTGTTATCAATTTAGGGTTACTCGTAATACCAACTTGTTTATTGATGAAGAAGAGGTCGATGACTTAATGAGTGCACTGCGCGGTGAACTTTCAGGCAGGCAGTATGGTGGTGCAATTCGTTTAGAGGTGGCTGATAACTGCCCACAGCATATGATGGATTATTTACTCGACCGCTTTAAGCTAGAACCAGACGCTCTGTATAAAGTAAATGGTCCAGTTAACCTGCATCGTTTAGATGCCGTGTCAGATATGGCAAATCGTCCAGACCTCCTATTTAAGCCTTATACACAAAAGTCTTTTGCCGTAAAAAAACGGCCATCTAAAAATGCCTTTAAGATTTTTACTCGCCACAAAGAACCTGACAAACTGTTTGATAAAATCAAACAAAAGGATATTTTGTTACACCATCCTTATGACTCTTTTTCACCCGTTATCGAATTTTTAAAACAAGCTTCAAAAGACCCCGATGTTCTAGCGATTCGTATGACCTTATATCGTACGGGTGAAAATTCGGAAATTATTAAAGCCTTAGAAAAAGCCGCACAAAATGGAAAAGAAGTCACTGCTGTGGTTGAACTACGTGCGCGTTTTGATGAAGATAACAACATTATTCAAGCTACCCGCTTACAAGATGCTGGAGTCCACGTGGTATACGGCGTGGTGGGCTACAAAACCCACGCTAAAATGATTTTAGTGGTACGCCGCGAAGCTGATCGTATTCGTTACTACACCCATATGGGGACAGGAAATTACCATCATATTACCACTCGATTCTATTCTGACTTTGGCCTATTTACCGCTAACCCAGAAATTGGCAGAGACGCATTAAAAATATTCCAACAACTGACTAGCTTAGGTGACACCAAAAACTTGGACGTGTTACTACAATCACCCTTTACGTTACAAAGTGGCATGATTGAGCGTATTGAACGTGAAGCAGAACACGCACGCCAAGGAAAACCATCACGCATTATTGCCAAGATGAATGGTCTAGAAGAAAAAGGCATTATAGACGCGCTGTATAAAGCGTCTCAAGCAGGCGTGAAAATCGACTTAATTGTGCGCGGAATTTGCAGTTTACGCCCTGGCATACCAGGCCTGTCAGAAAATATTACCGTTACCTCTATTATTGGTCGTTTTTTAGAGCACCATCGTATCTATTACTTTGAAAATGATGGCGCAAAACCCGAGCTATTCTGCTCAAGTGCTGATTGGATGAGACGCAATTTAATGGCGCGTGTGGAAACCTGTTTTCCTATTTTAGATGAAGCCTGTTTTCAACAAGTCTATACAGAAGGACTGGCTATGTACCTGCAAGACAATACCGGAGCATGGATTTTACAGCCTGATGGTAGCTATTTAGCGAAACAAACCAACAATGAACAACCTTATAGCGCCCAAAACTTATTAATTGAAAAGTATAGCAATTAAGCTCAATAACAAGCCCCTAAAAGTAAACCAAATCCCGAACCTACTCACATCATAAAGAAGTTTGATTCGGGTTATTAAGACAATTCCACACAAAACCGTTAAACTAGCCGCATAAAATACATGTGCTAAATCCACAATAAGCCCTTAAGACTTTACTGCAAGACAATCGAATACATTGACACAACTTATGAATGATAAAACTTCTGCAACTAACCACTCAAATGACGATTTATTTGCCGCCATCGATTTAGGGTCAAATAGCTTTCACATGATTATTGCACGTGAAGCGCATGGTCAAATGCAAGTCATTGATAAACACAAAGAGATGGTGCGTCTGCGTTCTGGCCTGGATAAAAATGGCAAGTTAACTGAAAAGGCATTTAAAGAAGGGATTGGGTGCTTAGAACGTTTTGGACAACGTATAAAAGACATTCCAGCCGACAATGTTCGTGCAGTCGGTACAAACACTCTACGTAACGCCAAAAATAGCCGTGAATTCTTAAACCAAGCCAAAGTAGCACTGGGGCACGGTATTCAAATTATTGCGGGCCAAGAAGAAGCTCGTTTAATTTACTTGGGTGTGGCACATGGTTTACCTGCAAGCGATGAACAACGTTTAGTGATGGATATAGGTGGCGGCAGTACCGAATATATTATTGGTAAACAGTTTGAAAACAGTCACTTAACCAGCACTGAAATGGGTTGTGTGAGTATCACCCAAACCTATTTCCCTAAAGGTAAAATTACTAACGAAA contains these protein-coding regions:
- the ppk1 gene encoding polyphosphate kinase 1, which produces MTDIQTTNDTSETVDTLPRYINRERSLLEFNRRVLAQANNPDIPLLERVKYLCISSSNMDEFFEVRLASLLELAEDPHAITQPDGQPARTVIECLSKATHEIVEEQYHTLNNILIPALKNENIRFVRRNHWTEQHKEWISKFFIEELQPVLSAVGLDPSHPFPKVLNKTLNFIVSLEGKDAFGRLNGLAIVPVPRSLPRLIKLPPEATDGENDFVFLSSVLHANVSRLFPGMTVTGCYQFRVTRNTNLFIDEEEVDDLMSALRGELSGRQYGGAIRLEVADNCPQHMMDYLLDRFKLEPDALYKVNGPVNLHRLDAVSDMANRPDLLFKPYTQKSFAVKKRPSKNAFKIFTRHKEPDKLFDKIKQKDILLHHPYDSFSPVIEFLKQASKDPDVLAIRMTLYRTGENSEIIKALEKAAQNGKEVTAVVELRARFDEDNNIIQATRLQDAGVHVVYGVVGYKTHAKMILVVRREADRIRYYTHMGTGNYHHITTRFYSDFGLFTANPEIGRDALKIFQQLTSLGDTKNLDVLLQSPFTLQSGMIERIEREAEHARQGKPSRIIAKMNGLEEKGIIDALYKASQAGVKIDLIVRGICSLRPGIPGLSENITVTSIIGRFLEHHRIYYFENDGAKPELFCSSADWMRRNLMARVETCFPILDEACFQQVYTEGLAMYLQDNTGAWILQPDGSYLAKQTNNEQPYSAQNLLIEKYSN